A single genomic interval of Prionailurus viverrinus isolate Anna chromosome A2, UM_Priviv_1.0, whole genome shotgun sequence harbors:
- the STAB1 gene encoding stabilin-1 isoform X1 translates to MAGPRGLLLLCLLAFCLAGSSFTRGQKVRSRRCDVKTKFVMRIPCTMCPAIKRRMCPPGWLRELPEKISQDCRYEVQLGDSLMSMSGCSMECWKDVVEKACCPGYWGSQCYECPGGAETPCNGRGTCLDGIDGNGTCVCQENFSGSSCQECQDPSRFGPNCQSVCSCVHGVCSHGPLGDGSCLCFAGYTGARCDQELPVCQALNCPQNSQCSAEAPACSCLPGHTQQGRECRAPNPCQPSPCSPLAQCSVSPMGQAQCRCPKDYHGDGTVCLPHDPCTINHGGCPINSTVCLYLRSGKASCQCKPGLVSINHNASAGCFAYCFPHSCDRSATCQVTSDGKTSCVCKEGEVGDGRACYGHLLHEIQKASQLGVVFLRLRVTLAMLDQGCREILTTSGPFTVLVPSLSSVFSRTMNASVARQLCKQHIIAGQHILEELGTQQTRRWWTLDGQELTVTFNHFMQKYTYKYKEHPQQTFTIQKANYPAANGVFHLVTALQWQPPPELPEDLKRTIGQILASTEAFSRFETILENCGLPSILDGPGPFTVFVPSNEAVDMLRDGRLIYLFTAGLSKLQELVKYHIYSHGQLTIEKLISKGRVLTMANQVLAVNISEEGRILLGPEGVPLRRVDVLAANGVIHMLEGVLLPPTILPILPKHCNEEQYKIVAGSCVDCQALNTSMCPPNSMKLDIFPKECVYTHDPTGLNVLKKGCAHYCNQTILKPGCCKGFFGPDCIQCPGGFSNPCYGKGTCSDGVRGNGACLCFPDYKGIACHICSNPNKHGDQCQEDCGCVHGLCDNRPGSGGVCQRGTCAPGFSGHFCNESSVNCGPTERAQSCHLHARCVSQGGVTRCVCLDGFEGDGFSCTPSNPCSHPDRGGCSENAECIPGALGNHHCTCHKGWSGDGRVCVAIDECELDVRGGCHADALCSYVGPGQSRCTCKLGFAGDGYVCSPIDPCRAGNGGCHDLATCQAVGGGQRVCTCPSGYGGDGFNCYGDIFRELEANAHFSVFYQWIKSAGITLPTDSRVTALVPSESAIRRLSPEDQAFWLQPRMLPHLVRAHFLQGALSEEELARLAGQDVATLSPTTRWEIHNISGRVWVQNASVDVADLLATNGVLHVLSQVLLPPRGDALHGQGLLQQLDSVPAFHLFRELLQHHSLVPQIEAATAYTIFVPTNRSLEAQGNSSILDADTVRHHVILGEALSTESLQKGGHRNSLLGPAHWLVFYNHSGQPEVNHMPLEGPVLEAPGRSLFGLSGVLTVGSSRCLHSHAESLREKCINCTRKFRCTQGFQLENTPRKSCVYRSGYSFSRGCSYTCAKKIQVPDCCPGFFGTLCEPCPGGLGGVCSGHGQCQDRLLGSGECHCHEGFHGTACEMCELGRYGPTCAGVCNCAHGLCQEGLQGDGSCVCHAGWQGPRCDQKISGPQCPKKCDPNANCVQDLATAPACVCAAGYSGDGVHCSEVDPCARDHGGCSPHANCTKVAPGQRTCTCQDGYTGDGELCQEVNSCLIHHGGCHMHAECIPTGPQQVSCSCREGYSGDGIRTCELLDPCSQSNGGCSPYAVCKSTGDGQRTCTCDAAHTVGDGFTCRARVGLELLRDRHASFFSLHLLEYKELKGDGPFTVFVPRADLMSNLSQDELARIRAHRQLVFRYHVVGCRQLRSQELLDEGYVTTLSGHTLRIHEREGSIYVNDFARVVSSDHEAVNGVLHFIDRVLLPPDVLYWKPDVAPILRRNVTAAAESFGYKIFSGLVKVAGLLPLLQDAAHRPLTMLWPTDSALQALPPDRQAWLYHEDHRDKLAAILRGHVIRNIEALASDLPNLGPLRTMHGTPISFSCSRVRPGELTVGEEDARIMQRHLPFEGGLAYGIDQLLEPPGLGARCDRFETRPLRLKICSICGLEPPCPEGSREQGSPETCWRYYSKFWTSPPLHSLALRSIWARSSLWGQPQGLGRGCHRNCVTTTWKPSCCPGHYGSECRACPGGASSPCGGHGVCMDGMSGSGQCQCHSRFTGTACELCASGAFGPQCQACRCTSHGRCDEGLGGSGSCFCDEGWTGPSCEVQLKLQPVCAPPCAPEAVCRAGNSCECGLGYEGDGRSCTVADLCRDGHGGCSEHATCSQAGTVVTCTCLPAYEGDGWSCRARDPCADGHRGGCSEHADCLNTGPNTRRCVCHAGYVGDGLQCLEETEPPVDRCLGQPPPCHVDAVCTDLHFQEKQAGVFHLQAPSGPYGLNFSEAEAACGAQGAVLASLPQLSAAQKLGFHLCRVGWLANGSAAHPVVFPAADCGGGQVGIISLGLRKNHSERWDTYCYREQDVACRCRQGFVGDGTSICNGKLLDVLAATANFSTFYGMLLGYANATPRGLDFLDFLDDELTYKTLFVPVNEGFMDNMTLSGPDLELHASNTTFLSTNASQDTVLPAHSGLSLFFSAVGPDNSSWAPVAPGAVVVSHVVVWDIMAFNGIIHALARPLLAPLQPQAAVAPEGPPVVAGVGAVVAAGALLGLVAGAFYLRARGQATGFGFSTFQAEDDAEDDFSSWQEGTSPTLVSVPNPVFGSPDAFCEPFDDSLLEEDFPDTQRILTVK, encoded by the exons AGCTGCCAGTCTGCCAGGCCCTGAATTGTCCCCAGAACTCCCAGTGCTCTGCAGAGGCCCCTGCCTGCAGCTGCCTCCCAGGCCACACCCAGCAGGGCAGAGAATGTAGAG CCCCTAATCCCTGCCAGCCATCGCCCTGTTCCCCACTGGCCCAGTGCTCGGTGAGCCCCATGGGGCAGGCACAGTGTCGCTGCCCCAAGGACTACCACGGTGACGGGACGGTGTGTCTGCCCCATGACCCGTGCACCATCAACCATGGTGGCTGCCCCATCAACTCCACCGTGTGTCTGTACCTGAGATCAGGCAAG GCCTCCTGCCAGTGTAAGCCAGGCTTGGTCAGCATCAATCACAATGCCTCTGCGGGCTGCTTTGCCTACTGTTTCCCTCATTCCTGCGACCGGTCAGCCACCTGTCAGGTGACCTCCGATGGGAAGACCAG CTGTGTGTGCAAGGAAGGCGAGGTAGGGGATGGGCGTGCCTGCTATGGACACCTGCTCCATGAGATACAGAAGGCCAGCCAACTGGGTGTGGTATTCCTGCGGCTGAGAGTCACCCTGGCCATGTTGG ACCAGGGCTGCCGTGAGATACTCACCACATCGGGCCCATTTACCGTGCTGGTACCGTCCCTCTCGTCTGTCTTCTCCAGGACCATGAAC GCGTCCGTTGCCCGGCAGCTCTGCAAACAGCACATCATAGCGGGACAGCACATCCTGGAGGAATTGGGGACCCAGCAGACACGCAGGTGGTGGACACTGGATGGGCAGGAGCTCACCGTCACTTTCAACCACTTCATG CAGAAGTACACATACAAGTACAAAGAGCACCCCCAGCAAACATTCACCATCCAAAAGGCCAACTACCCGGCAGCCAATGGTGTCTTCCACTTGGTCACTGCTCTACAGTGGCAGCCCCCACCAGAGCTCCCTGAGGACCTCAAG AGAACCATCGGCCAGATCCTTGCCTCTACTGAGGCCTTCAGCCGGTTTGAAACCATCCTGGAG AACTGTGGGCTACCCTCCATCCTGGATGGGCCTGGGCCATTCACAGTGTTTGTCCCAAGCAACGAGGCTGTGGACATGTTGCGTGATGGCCGTCTGATCTACCTCTTCACAGCA GGTCTGTCCAAACTACAGGAGCTGGTGAAGTACCACATCTACAGCCATGGGCAG CTGACCATTGAGAAGCTCATCTCCAAGGGTCGGGTCCTCACCATGGCAAACCAGGTCCTGGCTGTGAATATCTCTGAGGAG GGGCGCATCCTGCTGGGACCCGAGGGGGTGCCACTACGGAGAGTGGACGTGCTGGCTGCCAATGGCGTGATCCACATGCTGGAGGGTGTCCTGCTGCCCCCGACCATCCTGCCCATCCTGCCTAAGCACTGCAACGAGGAGCAGTACAAGATCGTGGCG GGCTCCTGTGTGGACTGCCAAGCCCTGAACACCAGCATGTGCCCCCCCAACAGCATGAAGCTG GACATCTTCCCCAAGGAGTGTGTCTACACCCATGACCCTACTGGGCTCAACGTCCTGAAGAAAGGCTGCGCTCACTACTGCAACCAGACTATCCTG AAACCTGGCTGCTGCAAAGGGTTTTTTGGGCCTGACTGTATACAGTGTCCTGGGGGCTTCTCCAACCCCTGCTATGGCAAAGGCACC TGCAGCGACGGGGTCCGGGGCAACGGGGCCTGCCTCTGCTTCCCAGACTACAAAGGCATCGCCTGCCACATCTGCTCTAACCCAAACAAGCATGGAGACCAGTGCCAGGAAG ACTGTGGCTGCGTCCACGGTCTCTGTGACAACCGTCCAGGCAGTGGGGGTGTGTGCCAGCGTGGCACGTGTGCCCCAGGCTTCAGCGGCCACTTCTGCAATGAGTCCTCTGTGAACTGTGGGCCCACGGAACGGGCCCAGAGCTGCCACCTGCACGCCCGCTGTGTTAGCCAGGGAGGCGTTACCAG GTGTGTCTGTCTTGATGGCTTCGAGGGTGATGGCTTCTCCTGTACACCCAGCAACCCCTGCTCCCACCCAGACCGTGGTGGCTGCTCAGAAAAT GCTGAGTGTatccctggggccctgggcaaCCACCACTGCACGTGCCACAAAGGCTGGAGCGGGGACGGCCGTGTCTGTGTGGCCATCGACGAGTGTGAGCTGGATGTGAGAGGTGGTTGTCACGCCGACGCCCTCTGCAGCTACGTGGGACCTGGGCAG AGCCGGTGCACCTGCAAGCTGGGATTCGCAGGGGATGGCTATGTGTGCAGTCCTATTGACCCCTGCCGGGCAGGCAACGGTGGCTGCCATGACCTG GCCACCTGCCAAGCAGTGGGGGGAGGTCAGCGGGTCTGCACATGCCCCTCTGGCTATGGGGGTGATGGCTTCAACTGCTACGGAGACATCTTCCGG gagCTGGAGGCAAATGCCCACTTCTCTGTCTTCTACCAGTGGATCAAG AGTGCTGGCATCACTCTTCCTACCGACAGCCGAGTCACAGCCCTGGTGCCCTCTGAGTCTGCCATCCGTAGGCTGAGCCCCGAGGACCAGGCCTTCTGGCTGCAGCCAAGGATGCTACCGCACCTGGTCAG GGCCCATTTTCTCCAGGGTGCCCTCTCTGAGGAGGAGCTGGCCCGGCTGGCTGGGCAGGATGTGGCCACCCTGAGCCCCACCACACGCTGGGAGATTCACAACATCAGTGGG agggTCTGGGTGCAGAATGCCAGCGTGGATGTGGCTGACCTCCTTGCCACCAATGGTGTCCTACATGTCCTCAGCCAG GTCTTACTGCCTCCGAGAGGGGATGCACTGCACGGGCAGGGGTTGCTGCAGCAGCTAGACTCGGTGCCTGCCTTCCACCTCTTCCGGGAGCTGCTGCAG CACCACAGCCTGGTGCCCCAGATCGAGGCAGCCACGGCCTACACCATCTTCGTGCCCACAAACCGTTCTCTGGAGGCCCAGGGAAACAGCAGCATCCTG GATGCAGACACAGTGCGACATCACGTGATCCTGGGGGAAGCCCTCTCCACAGAATCCCTGCAGAAAGGGGGACACCGCAACTCTCTCCTGGGCCCTGCCCACTGGCTCGTCTTCTACAACCATAGCGGCCAG CCTGAGGTGAACCACATGCCGCTGGAAGGCCCTGTGCTGGAGGCCCCTGGCCGCTCGTTGTTTGGCCTGTCGGGGGTCCTGACTGTGGGCTCAAGCCGCTGCCTGCATAGCCATGCCGAGTCCCTGCGG gagAAATGCATAAACTGCACCCGGAAATTCCGCTGCACTCAGGGCTTCCAGCTGGAG AACACTCCCAGGAAGAGCTGTGTCTACCGATCTGGCTACTCATTCTCCCGGGGCTGTTCTTACACTTGTGCCAAGAAGATCCAG gtGCCTGACTGCTGCCCTGGCTTCTTCGGCACGCTGTGTGAGCCGTGCCCCGGGGGACTGGGTGGTGTGTGCTCGGGCCACGGGCAGTGCCAGGACCGGCTCCTGGGCAGCGGAGAGTGCCACTGCCACGAGGGCTTCCATGGAACAGCCTGTGAGATGTGCGAGCTGGGCCGCTATGGGCCCACCTGTGCCGGAG TCTGCAACTGTGCCCATGGGCTGTGCCAGGAGGGGCTCCAAGGGGATGGAAGCTGTGTCTGTCATGCGGGCTGGCAGGGCCCCCGCTGTGACCAGA AGATCAGTGGCCCTCAATGCCCAAAGAAGTGCGATCCCAATGCCAA CTGCGTACAGGACTTGGCTACAGCCCCGGCCTGTGTCTGTGCTGCGGGCTACTCAGGCGACGGCGTCCACTGTTCAG AGGTGGACCCTTGTGCCCGTGACCACGGGGGCTGTTCCCCTCACGCCAACTGTACCAAGGTGGCGCCTGGGCAGCGGACGTGCACCTGCCAGGATGGCTACACAGGAGATGGGGAGCTGTGCCAGG AAGTTAACAGCTGTCTCATCCACCACGGGGGCTGCCACATGCATGCTGAATGTATCCCTACAGGCCCCCAGCAG GTCTCTTGCAGCTGCCGTGAGGGTTACAGTGGGGATGGCATCCGGACCTGTGAACTCCTGGACCCTTGCTCCCAG AGTAACGGAGGCTGCAGCCCCTATGCTGTGTGTAAAAGCACAGGGGATGGCCAGAGGACGTGTACCTGTGACGCAGCCCATACCGTGGGTGATGGCTTCACCTGCCGTGCCCGAGTTGGCCTG GAGCTCCTTCGGGACAGGCATGCCTCATTCTTCAGCCTCCACCTCCTG GAATACAAGGAGCTCAAGGGCGATGGGCCTTTCACAGTCTTTGTGCCTCGCGCAGATCTAATGAGCAACCTGTCGCAG GATGAGCTGGCCCGGATTCGCGCCCACCGCCAGCTTGTGTTCCGCTACCACGTGGTCGGCTGCCGGCAGCTGAGGAGCCAGGAGCTGCTGGACGAGGGCTACGTCACCACGCTCTCAGGGCACACGCTGCGCATCCACGAGAGGGAG ggcagcATCTATGTCAATGACTTCGCCCGTGTGGTGAGCAGTGACCACGAGGCTGTGAATGGCGTGCTGCACTTCATCGACCGAGTCCTGCTGCCGCCGGACGTGTTATACTGGAAGCCTGACGTTGCCCCTATCCTGAGG AGAAACGTCACCGCCGCTGCTGAGAGCTTTGGTTACAAGATCTTCAGCGGCCTCGTGAAG GTGGCTGGCCTCCTGCCTCTGCTTCAGGATGCAGCCCACAGGCCCCTCACAATGCTGTGGCCCACAGACTCTGCCCTGCAAGCCCTGCCACCTGATCGCCAGGCCTGGCTGTACCATGAAGACCACCGTGACAAGCTGGCAGCCATTCTGCGGGGCCATGTGATTCGCAACATTGAG GCCTTGGCATCTGACCTGCCCAACCTGGGCCCACTCCGCACCATGCATGGGACCCCCATCTCCTTCTCCTGCAGCCGTGTCCGGCCG GGTGAGCTCACCGTGGGTGAGGAGGATGCCCGCATCATGCAGCGGCACCTTCCCTTTGAGGGTGGCCTGGCCTATGGCATCGACCAGCTGCTGGAGCCACCTGGCCTTGGTGCCCGCTGTGACCGCTTTGAGACTCGACCTCTGCGGCTG AAGATCTGTAGCATTTGCGGGCTAGAACCGCCTTGTCCTGAGGGCTCACGGGAGCAG GGCAGTCCTGAGACCTGCTGGCGGTACTACTCAAAGTTCTGGACGTCCCCTCCACTGCACTCCTTGGCACTGCGCAGCATTTGGGCCCGGTCTAGCCTCTGGGGTCAGCCCCAAGGCCTGGGCAGGGGCTGCCACCGCAACTGTGTCACCACCACCTGGAAGCCCAGCTGCTGCCCTGGTCACTATGGCAGCGAGTGCCGAG CTTGCCCTGGTGGCGCCAGCAGCCCCTGTGGTGGCCACGGCGTGTGCATGGACGGCATGAGTGGCAGCGGGCAGTGCCAGTGCCATTCGAGGTTTACAGGGACAGCGTGTGAACTCTGTGCCTCGGGTGCCTTTGGGCCCCAGTGCCAAG CCTGCCGCTGCACCTCCCATGGCCGCTGTGACGAGGGCCTTGGGGGCTCTGGCTCCTGCTTCTGTGATGAGGGCTGGACCGGGCCAAGCTGTGAGGTGCAGCTGA AGCTGCAGCCTGTGTGTGCCCCGCCCTGTGCGCCCGAGGCCGTGTGCCGCGCGGGCAACAGCTGTGAGTGCGGCCTGGGCTATGAAGGGGATGGCCGCTCGTGCACAG TGGCGGACCTGTGCCGGGATGGGCATGGCGGCTGCAGCGAGCACGCCACCTGCAGCCAAGCAGGCACAGTGGTCACCTGCACCTGCTTGCCTGCCTACGAGGGCGACGGCTGGAGCTGCCGGGCCCGCGACCCTTGTGCAGACGGCCACCGTGGGGGCTGCAGCGAGCACGCCGACTGCTTGAACACGGGCCCG AACACGAGGCGCTGTGTGTGCCATGCTGGCTACGTGGGTGACGGACTGCAGTGTCTGGAGGAGACTGAGCCACCTGTGGACCGCTGCCTGGGCCAGCCACCACCCTGTCACGTGGATGCTGTGTGCACTGACCTCCACTTCCAGG agAAACAGGCTGGTGTCTTCCACCTCCAGGCCCCCAGCGGCCCTTACGGCTTAAACTTCTCAGAGGCCGAGGCAGCGTGTGGGGCCCAGGGAGCTGTTCTTGCTTCTCTCCCTCAGCTCTCTGCTGCCCAGAAG CTCGGCTTCCACCTGTGCCGTGTGGGCTGGCTGGCCAACGGCTCGGCTGCCCACCCGGTCGTCTTCCCTGCGGCAGACTGTGGTGGTGGGCAGGTGGGCATCATCAGCCTGGGCCTCCGGAAGAACCACTCAGAGCGCTGGGACACCTACTGCTACCGAGAGCAAG ATGTGGCCTGCCGGTGCCGCCAAGGCTTTGTGGGTGATGGGACAAGCATCTGCAATGGGAAGCTGCTCGACGTACTGGCTGCCACGGCCAACTTCTCCACCTTCTATGGG ATGCTGCTTGGCTATGCCAATGCCACCCCTCGGGGTCTGGACTTCCTGGACTTCCTGGACGATGAGCTCACCTATAAGACACTCTTTGTCCCTGTTAATGAAGGCTTCATGGACAACATG ACGCTGAGCGGCCCAGACCTGGAGCTGCATGCCTCCAACACCACCTTCCTGAGCACCAATGCCAGCCAGGATACTGTGCTCCCCGCCCACTCAGGCCTCAGCCTCTTCTTCAGTGCTGTGGGCCCTGACAACAGTTCCTGGGCCCCTGTG GCCCCAGGGGCGGTCGTGGTTAGCCACGTCGTCGTGTGGGACATCATGGCATTCAACGGCATCATCCATGCTCTGGCCAGGCCCCTCCTGGCTCCCCTACAACCT CAGGCAGCGGTGGCGCCTGAGGGTCCACCCGTGGTGGCAGGCGTGGGGGCCGTAGTGGCTGCTGGAGCACTGCTTGGCCTAGTGGCTGGGGCCTTCTACCTCCGTGCCCGAGGCCAGGCCACGGGCTTTGGCTTCTCCACCTTCCAG GCGGAAGATGATGCTGAGGATGACTTCTCTTCATGGCAGGAAGGAACTAGCCCAACCCTGGTCTCTGTTCCCAACCCCGTCTTCGGCAGCCCTGATGCCTTTTGTGAGCCCTTCGAT GACTCACTCCTGGAGGAGGACTTCCCGGACACCCAGCGGATCCTCACGGTCAAGTGA